One window of the Salvelinus alpinus chromosome 13, SLU_Salpinus.1, whole genome shotgun sequence genome contains the following:
- the rgs14b gene encoding regulator of G-protein signaling 14 isoform X4 encodes MFLTHKNLGITNGRASLAVSDGELNVAPEERGASVGLCSSSNSSLPTVPSDGASGVGKVASWAVSFERLLQDPTGVLYFTAFLKSEVSAENILFWQACEKFRQIPANQKEKLNQEARSIYSSYLSGSASHPINIDDKVRIEEWEVRNPQPDMYHKAQQQIFKLMKFDSYTRFVRSQLYQSCMLANVEGRPLPELGPRSKSTVTRKTAGTDIHSLSDRPKADQKPKEKPKVKPGKSLPLDLDEGAEKRKGVPQNKLTREKGQEKRGSWGAELADHAAVLQSTARSGSLLNAVELEKERWRAGQAEKYCCVFLPDGTASLAPARPGLSIRTMLTGLCEKRGLPLSDVIIYLQGKDKKPLSLDQDSSVLKEQQVFLELRVTFAVEIVSTGKTVGIVVKSSKSLQEALTPVLQKQRLRPQDVIVTMSGSKESLSMSMAVTSLANKKITLDRVKGTEQSSSSRVCGSSSGPVFQGRRSAVVEVDTSSLFSADRVRTNTRLRNPAVRRTYDMDGLMELLSKTQCCNVDDQRGLLKKEQLWLPQFLQLPLAEAHEEEDQEEEQGKRGGGMGGLRGQDGRGLTETELEPSPVHFHAFPESFQLPSGPPLQFSDTGVGGEEQTRPPSSDSQLSDPDPGRETVV; translated from the exons ATGTTCCTAACACATAAAAACCTTGGAATAACGAATGGACGTGCA AGTCTGGCAGTGTCGGACGGAG AGCTGAATGTGGCACCAGAGGAGCGTGGAGCCAGTGTGGGACTGTGTTCCAGCAGTAACTCCAGTCTCCCCACCGTGCCCAGTGATGGAGCCAGTGGTGTGGGGAAGGTGGCCAGCTGGGCTGTGAGCTTTGAGAGGCTACTACAGGACCCAACTGGTGTCCTCTACTTCACG GCTTTCCTGAAGTCGGAGGTCAGTGCCGAGAACATCTTATTTTGGCAGGCATGTGAAAAGTTCAGACAGatcccagccaatcagaaagaGAAG TTAAATCAGGAGGCTCGCTCCATCTACAGCAGTTACCTCTCAGGCAGTGCCTCCCATCCCATCAACATTGATGACAAAGTCCGCATCGAGGAGTGGGAAGTGAGAAACCCTCAACCTGACATGTATCACAAGGCTCAACAACAG ATCTTCAAGCTGATGAAGTTTGACAGCTACACACGCTTTGTTCGCTCCCAGCTCTATCAGAGCTGCATGTTGGCCAATGTGGAGGGCAGGCCTCTACCTGAGCTGGGCCCCCGCTCGAAGAGCACAGTAACCAGAAAGACTGCTGGGACTGACATCCACTCTCTTAGTGACAGACCCAAGGCTGACCAGAAACCCAAAGAG AAACCAAAGGTCAAACCAGGAAAGTCTCTACCTTTGGATTTGGACGAGGGTGCAGAGAAGAGAAAAGGAGTGCCACAGAACAAGCTGACCAGAGAGAAAGGACAGGAAAAGAGAGGATCGTGGGGAG CTGAGCTTGCTGACCATGCTGCAGTCTTACAGAGCACAGCCAGGTCGGGATCTCTCCTCAATGCAGTAgag TTGGAGAAGGAGCGTTGGCGTGCGGGCCAGGCAGAGAAGTACTGTTGTGTGTTCCTACCTGACGGCACTGCCTCCCTGGCTCCAGCCCGACCTGGCCTCTCCATCCGCACTATGCTCACTGGGCTCTGTGAGAAGAGAGGCCTCCCCCTCTCGGATGTCATCATCTACCTGCAGGGCAAGGACAAG AAGCCCCTCTCTCTGGATCAGGACAGCTCAGTTCTGAAGGAGCAGCAGGTCTTCTTGGAGCTCAGAGTGACTTTTGC GGTGGAGATAGTGTCCACAGGGAAGACAGTGGGTATTGTGGTAAAGTCCAGTAAGTCTCTACAGGAAGCACTGACCCCAGTGCTCCAGAAGCAACGTCTGCGACCACAGGACGTCATAGTCACCATG AGTGGGAGCAAAGAGTCCCTAAGCATGAGCATGGCCGTAACCTCCCTGGCCAACAAAAAGATAACACTGGACAGAGTGAAAG GTACTGAGCAGAGCAGCAGCTCAAGGGTGTGCGGTAGCTCCTCAGGCCCTGTGTTTCAG GGAAGAAGATCAGCCGTTGTAGAGGTGGATACTAGCTCCCTCTTTAGTGCTGACAGAGTCCGGACCAACACCAGGCTGAGAAACCCTGCCGTTAGAAGAACCTATGACATGGATG GTCTGATGGAACTTCTGTCCAAAACCCAGTGCTGCAATGTGGACGATCAGAGAGGCCTGCTGAAGAAGGAGCAGCTGTGGCTTCCTCAGTTCCTACAGCTCCCCCTGGCTGAGGCGCAcgaggaggaggaccaggaggaggagcaggggaaaagaggaggaggaatgggggGACTGCGGGGTCAGGATGGACGAGGGCTCACTGAGACAGAGCTGGAGCCATCTCCTGTCCACTTCCATGCCTTCCCTGAGTCCTTTCAGCTTCCCTCTGGGCCTCCACTGCAGTTCTCAGACACAGGAGTGGGAGGGGAGGAGCAGACCAGACCGCCCTCCTCAGACAGCCAGCTCTCAGACCCTGACCCTGGCCGCGAGACTGTGGTGTGA
- the rgs14b gene encoding regulator of G-protein signaling 14 isoform X2, whose product METSASCHCPMRKTTGESREKKTMMFKEFTKGFSQLALRSSLRRRLGRYNNETSIRPLNLTRSLAVSDGELNVAPEERGASVGLCSSSNSSLPTVPSDGASGVGKVASWAVSFERLLQDPTGVLYFTAFLKSEVSAENILFWQACEKFRQIPANQKEKLNQEARSIYSSYLSGSASHPINIDDKVRIEEWEVRNPQPDMYHKAQQQIFKLMKFDSYTRFVRSQLYQSCMLANVEGRPLPELGPRSKSTVTRKTAGTDIHSLSDRPKADQKPKEKPKVKPGKSLPLDLDEGAEKRKGVPQNKLTREKGQEKRGSWGAELADHAAVLQSTARSGSLLNAVEKLEKERWRAGQAEKYCCVFLPDGTASLAPARPGLSIRTMLTGLCEKRGLPLSDVIIYLQGKDKKPLSLDQDSSVLKEQQVFLELRVTFAVEIVSTGKTVGIVVKSSKSLQEALTPVLQKQRLRPQDVIVTMSGSKESLSMSMAVTSLANKKITLDRVKGTEQSSSSRVCGSSSGPVFQGRRSAVVEVDTSSLFSADRVRTNTRLRNPAVRRTYDMDGLMELLSKTQCCNVDDQRGLLKKEQLWLPQFLQLPLAEAHEEEDQEEEQGKRGGGMGGLRGQDGRGLTETELEPSPVHFHAFPESFQLPSGPPLQFSDTGVGGEEQTRPPSSDSQLSDPDPGRETVV is encoded by the exons ATGGAGACCTCTGCATCCTGCCACTGTCCTATGAGGAAAACAACTGGAGAATCCAGAGAGAAG AAAACAATGATGTTCAAAGAGTTCACCAAAGGATTCTCTCAACTTGCCCTGAGATCCTCTCTCCGAAGGAGACTTGGAAGATACAACAATGAAACCAGCATTAGACCACTGAATCTCACAAGG AGTCTGGCAGTGTCGGACGGAG AGCTGAATGTGGCACCAGAGGAGCGTGGAGCCAGTGTGGGACTGTGTTCCAGCAGTAACTCCAGTCTCCCCACCGTGCCCAGTGATGGAGCCAGTGGTGTGGGGAAGGTGGCCAGCTGGGCTGTGAGCTTTGAGAGGCTACTACAGGACCCAACTGGTGTCCTCTACTTCACG GCTTTCCTGAAGTCGGAGGTCAGTGCCGAGAACATCTTATTTTGGCAGGCATGTGAAAAGTTCAGACAGatcccagccaatcagaaagaGAAG TTAAATCAGGAGGCTCGCTCCATCTACAGCAGTTACCTCTCAGGCAGTGCCTCCCATCCCATCAACATTGATGACAAAGTCCGCATCGAGGAGTGGGAAGTGAGAAACCCTCAACCTGACATGTATCACAAGGCTCAACAACAG ATCTTCAAGCTGATGAAGTTTGACAGCTACACACGCTTTGTTCGCTCCCAGCTCTATCAGAGCTGCATGTTGGCCAATGTGGAGGGCAGGCCTCTACCTGAGCTGGGCCCCCGCTCGAAGAGCACAGTAACCAGAAAGACTGCTGGGACTGACATCCACTCTCTTAGTGACAGACCCAAGGCTGACCAGAAACCCAAAGAG AAACCAAAGGTCAAACCAGGAAAGTCTCTACCTTTGGATTTGGACGAGGGTGCAGAGAAGAGAAAAGGAGTGCCACAGAACAAGCTGACCAGAGAGAAAGGACAGGAAAAGAGAGGATCGTGGGGAG CTGAGCTTGCTGACCATGCTGCAGTCTTACAGAGCACAGCCAGGTCGGGATCTCTCCTCAATGCAGTAgag AAGTTGGAGAAGGAGCGTTGGCGTGCGGGCCAGGCAGAGAAGTACTGTTGTGTGTTCCTACCTGACGGCACTGCCTCCCTGGCTCCAGCCCGACCTGGCCTCTCCATCCGCACTATGCTCACTGGGCTCTGTGAGAAGAGAGGCCTCCCCCTCTCGGATGTCATCATCTACCTGCAGGGCAAGGACAAG AAGCCCCTCTCTCTGGATCAGGACAGCTCAGTTCTGAAGGAGCAGCAGGTCTTCTTGGAGCTCAGAGTGACTTTTGC GGTGGAGATAGTGTCCACAGGGAAGACAGTGGGTATTGTGGTAAAGTCCAGTAAGTCTCTACAGGAAGCACTGACCCCAGTGCTCCAGAAGCAACGTCTGCGACCACAGGACGTCATAGTCACCATG AGTGGGAGCAAAGAGTCCCTAAGCATGAGCATGGCCGTAACCTCCCTGGCCAACAAAAAGATAACACTGGACAGAGTGAAAG GTACTGAGCAGAGCAGCAGCTCAAGGGTGTGCGGTAGCTCCTCAGGCCCTGTGTTTCAG GGAAGAAGATCAGCCGTTGTAGAGGTGGATACTAGCTCCCTCTTTAGTGCTGACAGAGTCCGGACCAACACCAGGCTGAGAAACCCTGCCGTTAGAAGAACCTATGACATGGATG GTCTGATGGAACTTCTGTCCAAAACCCAGTGCTGCAATGTGGACGATCAGAGAGGCCTGCTGAAGAAGGAGCAGCTGTGGCTTCCTCAGTTCCTACAGCTCCCCCTGGCTGAGGCGCAcgaggaggaggaccaggaggaggagcaggggaaaagaggaggaggaatgggggGACTGCGGGGTCAGGATGGACGAGGGCTCACTGAGACAGAGCTGGAGCCATCTCCTGTCCACTTCCATGCCTTCCCTGAGTCCTTTCAGCTTCCCTCTGGGCCTCCACTGCAGTTCTCAGACACAGGAGTGGGAGGGGAGGAGCAGACCAGACCGCCCTCCTCAGACAGCCAGCTCTCAGACCCTGACCCTGGCCGCGAGACTGTGGTGTGA
- the rgs14b gene encoding regulator of G-protein signaling 14 isoform X3 has product MFLTHKNLGITNGRASLAVSDGELNVAPEERGASVGLCSSSNSSLPTVPSDGASGVGKVASWAVSFERLLQDPTGVLYFTAFLKSEVSAENILFWQACEKFRQIPANQKEKLNQEARSIYSSYLSGSASHPINIDDKVRIEEWEVRNPQPDMYHKAQQQIFKLMKFDSYTRFVRSQLYQSCMLANVEGRPLPELGPRSKSTVTRKTAGTDIHSLSDRPKADQKPKEKPKVKPGKSLPLDLDEGAEKRKGVPQNKLTREKGQEKRGSWGAELADHAAVLQSTARSGSLLNAVEKLEKERWRAGQAEKYCCVFLPDGTASLAPARPGLSIRTMLTGLCEKRGLPLSDVIIYLQGKDKPLSLDQDSSVLKEQQVFLELRVTFAVEIVSTGKTVGIVVKSSKSLQEALTPVLQKQRLRPQDVIVTMSGSKESLSMSMAVTSLANKKITLDRVKGTEQSSSSRVCGSSSGPVFQGRRSAVVEVDTSSLFSADRVRTNTRLRNPAVRRTYDMDGLMELLSKTQCCNVDDQRGLLKKEQLWLPQFLQLPLAEAHEEEDQEEEQGKRGGGMGGLRGQDGRGLTETELEPSPVHFHAFPESFQLPSGPPLQFSDTGVGGEEQTRPPSSDSQLSDPDPGRETVV; this is encoded by the exons ATGTTCCTAACACATAAAAACCTTGGAATAACGAATGGACGTGCA AGTCTGGCAGTGTCGGACGGAG AGCTGAATGTGGCACCAGAGGAGCGTGGAGCCAGTGTGGGACTGTGTTCCAGCAGTAACTCCAGTCTCCCCACCGTGCCCAGTGATGGAGCCAGTGGTGTGGGGAAGGTGGCCAGCTGGGCTGTGAGCTTTGAGAGGCTACTACAGGACCCAACTGGTGTCCTCTACTTCACG GCTTTCCTGAAGTCGGAGGTCAGTGCCGAGAACATCTTATTTTGGCAGGCATGTGAAAAGTTCAGACAGatcccagccaatcagaaagaGAAG TTAAATCAGGAGGCTCGCTCCATCTACAGCAGTTACCTCTCAGGCAGTGCCTCCCATCCCATCAACATTGATGACAAAGTCCGCATCGAGGAGTGGGAAGTGAGAAACCCTCAACCTGACATGTATCACAAGGCTCAACAACAG ATCTTCAAGCTGATGAAGTTTGACAGCTACACACGCTTTGTTCGCTCCCAGCTCTATCAGAGCTGCATGTTGGCCAATGTGGAGGGCAGGCCTCTACCTGAGCTGGGCCCCCGCTCGAAGAGCACAGTAACCAGAAAGACTGCTGGGACTGACATCCACTCTCTTAGTGACAGACCCAAGGCTGACCAGAAACCCAAAGAG AAACCAAAGGTCAAACCAGGAAAGTCTCTACCTTTGGATTTGGACGAGGGTGCAGAGAAGAGAAAAGGAGTGCCACAGAACAAGCTGACCAGAGAGAAAGGACAGGAAAAGAGAGGATCGTGGGGAG CTGAGCTTGCTGACCATGCTGCAGTCTTACAGAGCACAGCCAGGTCGGGATCTCTCCTCAATGCAGTAgag AAGTTGGAGAAGGAGCGTTGGCGTGCGGGCCAGGCAGAGAAGTACTGTTGTGTGTTCCTACCTGACGGCACTGCCTCCCTGGCTCCAGCCCGACCTGGCCTCTCCATCCGCACTATGCTCACTGGGCTCTGTGAGAAGAGAGGCCTCCCCCTCTCGGATGTCATCATCTACCTGCAGGGCAAGGACAAG CCCCTCTCTCTGGATCAGGACAGCTCAGTTCTGAAGGAGCAGCAGGTCTTCTTGGAGCTCAGAGTGACTTTTGC GGTGGAGATAGTGTCCACAGGGAAGACAGTGGGTATTGTGGTAAAGTCCAGTAAGTCTCTACAGGAAGCACTGACCCCAGTGCTCCAGAAGCAACGTCTGCGACCACAGGACGTCATAGTCACCATG AGTGGGAGCAAAGAGTCCCTAAGCATGAGCATGGCCGTAACCTCCCTGGCCAACAAAAAGATAACACTGGACAGAGTGAAAG GTACTGAGCAGAGCAGCAGCTCAAGGGTGTGCGGTAGCTCCTCAGGCCCTGTGTTTCAG GGAAGAAGATCAGCCGTTGTAGAGGTGGATACTAGCTCCCTCTTTAGTGCTGACAGAGTCCGGACCAACACCAGGCTGAGAAACCCTGCCGTTAGAAGAACCTATGACATGGATG GTCTGATGGAACTTCTGTCCAAAACCCAGTGCTGCAATGTGGACGATCAGAGAGGCCTGCTGAAGAAGGAGCAGCTGTGGCTTCCTCAGTTCCTACAGCTCCCCCTGGCTGAGGCGCAcgaggaggaggaccaggaggaggagcaggggaaaagaggaggaggaatgggggGACTGCGGGGTCAGGATGGACGAGGGCTCACTGAGACAGAGCTGGAGCCATCTCCTGTCCACTTCCATGCCTTCCCTGAGTCCTTTCAGCTTCCCTCTGGGCCTCCACTGCAGTTCTCAGACACAGGAGTGGGAGGGGAGGAGCAGACCAGACCGCCCTCCTCAGACAGCCAGCTCTCAGACCCTGACCCTGGCCGCGAGACTGTGGTGTGA
- the rgs14b gene encoding regulator of G-protein signaling 14 isoform X1 produces MFLTHKNLGITNGRASLAVSDGELNVAPEERGASVGLCSSSNSSLPTVPSDGASGVGKVASWAVSFERLLQDPTGVLYFTAFLKSEVSAENILFWQACEKFRQIPANQKEKLNQEARSIYSSYLSGSASHPINIDDKVRIEEWEVRNPQPDMYHKAQQQIFKLMKFDSYTRFVRSQLYQSCMLANVEGRPLPELGPRSKSTVTRKTAGTDIHSLSDRPKADQKPKEKPKVKPGKSLPLDLDEGAEKRKGVPQNKLTREKGQEKRGSWGAELADHAAVLQSTARSGSLLNAVEKLEKERWRAGQAEKYCCVFLPDGTASLAPARPGLSIRTMLTGLCEKRGLPLSDVIIYLQGKDKKPLSLDQDSSVLKEQQVFLELRVTFAVEIVSTGKTVGIVVKSSKSLQEALTPVLQKQRLRPQDVIVTMSGSKESLSMSMAVTSLANKKITLDRVKGTEQSSSSRVCGSSSGPVFQGRRSAVVEVDTSSLFSADRVRTNTRLRNPAVRRTYDMDGLMELLSKTQCCNVDDQRGLLKKEQLWLPQFLQLPLAEAHEEEDQEEEQGKRGGGMGGLRGQDGRGLTETELEPSPVHFHAFPESFQLPSGPPLQFSDTGVGGEEQTRPPSSDSQLSDPDPGRETVV; encoded by the exons ATGTTCCTAACACATAAAAACCTTGGAATAACGAATGGACGTGCA AGTCTGGCAGTGTCGGACGGAG AGCTGAATGTGGCACCAGAGGAGCGTGGAGCCAGTGTGGGACTGTGTTCCAGCAGTAACTCCAGTCTCCCCACCGTGCCCAGTGATGGAGCCAGTGGTGTGGGGAAGGTGGCCAGCTGGGCTGTGAGCTTTGAGAGGCTACTACAGGACCCAACTGGTGTCCTCTACTTCACG GCTTTCCTGAAGTCGGAGGTCAGTGCCGAGAACATCTTATTTTGGCAGGCATGTGAAAAGTTCAGACAGatcccagccaatcagaaagaGAAG TTAAATCAGGAGGCTCGCTCCATCTACAGCAGTTACCTCTCAGGCAGTGCCTCCCATCCCATCAACATTGATGACAAAGTCCGCATCGAGGAGTGGGAAGTGAGAAACCCTCAACCTGACATGTATCACAAGGCTCAACAACAG ATCTTCAAGCTGATGAAGTTTGACAGCTACACACGCTTTGTTCGCTCCCAGCTCTATCAGAGCTGCATGTTGGCCAATGTGGAGGGCAGGCCTCTACCTGAGCTGGGCCCCCGCTCGAAGAGCACAGTAACCAGAAAGACTGCTGGGACTGACATCCACTCTCTTAGTGACAGACCCAAGGCTGACCAGAAACCCAAAGAG AAACCAAAGGTCAAACCAGGAAAGTCTCTACCTTTGGATTTGGACGAGGGTGCAGAGAAGAGAAAAGGAGTGCCACAGAACAAGCTGACCAGAGAGAAAGGACAGGAAAAGAGAGGATCGTGGGGAG CTGAGCTTGCTGACCATGCTGCAGTCTTACAGAGCACAGCCAGGTCGGGATCTCTCCTCAATGCAGTAgag AAGTTGGAGAAGGAGCGTTGGCGTGCGGGCCAGGCAGAGAAGTACTGTTGTGTGTTCCTACCTGACGGCACTGCCTCCCTGGCTCCAGCCCGACCTGGCCTCTCCATCCGCACTATGCTCACTGGGCTCTGTGAGAAGAGAGGCCTCCCCCTCTCGGATGTCATCATCTACCTGCAGGGCAAGGACAAG AAGCCCCTCTCTCTGGATCAGGACAGCTCAGTTCTGAAGGAGCAGCAGGTCTTCTTGGAGCTCAGAGTGACTTTTGC GGTGGAGATAGTGTCCACAGGGAAGACAGTGGGTATTGTGGTAAAGTCCAGTAAGTCTCTACAGGAAGCACTGACCCCAGTGCTCCAGAAGCAACGTCTGCGACCACAGGACGTCATAGTCACCATG AGTGGGAGCAAAGAGTCCCTAAGCATGAGCATGGCCGTAACCTCCCTGGCCAACAAAAAGATAACACTGGACAGAGTGAAAG GTACTGAGCAGAGCAGCAGCTCAAGGGTGTGCGGTAGCTCCTCAGGCCCTGTGTTTCAG GGAAGAAGATCAGCCGTTGTAGAGGTGGATACTAGCTCCCTCTTTAGTGCTGACAGAGTCCGGACCAACACCAGGCTGAGAAACCCTGCCGTTAGAAGAACCTATGACATGGATG GTCTGATGGAACTTCTGTCCAAAACCCAGTGCTGCAATGTGGACGATCAGAGAGGCCTGCTGAAGAAGGAGCAGCTGTGGCTTCCTCAGTTCCTACAGCTCCCCCTGGCTGAGGCGCAcgaggaggaggaccaggaggaggagcaggggaaaagaggaggaggaatgggggGACTGCGGGGTCAGGATGGACGAGGGCTCACTGAGACAGAGCTGGAGCCATCTCCTGTCCACTTCCATGCCTTCCCTGAGTCCTTTCAGCTTCCCTCTGGGCCTCCACTGCAGTTCTCAGACACAGGAGTGGGAGGGGAGGAGCAGACCAGACCGCCCTCCTCAGACAGCCAGCTCTCAGACCCTGACCCTGGCCGCGAGACTGTGGTGTGA